A stretch of Henckelia pumila isolate YLH828 chromosome 4, ASM3356847v2, whole genome shotgun sequence DNA encodes these proteins:
- the LOC140866052 gene encoding probable pectin methyltransferase QUA3 isoform X2, translating into MAHYNLPSSKHRNVRQWRLRNIITAAFFGAAFLFYLVVFTPLGGSLAATRGQRLLPSDPRRRAKLVTQVELGQQAVKIDSCPSEMVDHMPCEDPKISSQLSREMNFYRERHCPPLEETPLCLIPPPRGYRVSVQWPESLHKIWHDNMPYDKIADRKGHQGWMKKEGPYFIFPGGGTMFPDGAVQYIEKLKQYIPIASGDLRTALDMGCGVASFGGYMLNENILTLSFAPRDSHKSQIQFALERGVPAFIAMLGTRRLPFPGFSFDFVHCSRCLIPFTAYNAAYFLEVDRLLRPGGYLVISGPPVRWSKQEKEWDDLQAVARSLCYKLIIIDGNTAIWKKPTDSSCRLNKNKFGIHMCNISNDPNLAWYIKLENCVSRISLSNEGYSIGMIPKWPERLTKAPSRASAVKNGLNLFETDSRKWEKRVNYYKNSLNLKLGTPSIRNIMDMNAFFGAFAAAIISDPVWVMNVIPAHNPRTLDIIYDRGLIGIYHDWCNLVDLIVEMDRILRPEGTVVIWDSPEVIDKVHRISQAVRWRASVHEEPSESHGKEKILVATKKLCKM; encoded by the exons ATGGCCCATTATAATCTTCCATCTTCAAAGCATAGAAACGTGCGGCAATGGCGTCTGCGGAACATAATCACCGCCGCGTTTTTCGGAGCAGCGTTTCTCTTTTACCTAGTAGTGTTCACTCCATTGGGTGGCTCGCTCGCAGCGACGAGGGGCCAGAGGCTTCTTCCTTCAGATCCGCGCCGACGTGCGAAGCTGGTGACGCAGGTGGAGCTTGGCCAGCAGGCAGTGAAGATTGATTCTTGCCCTTCTGAAATGGTGGATCACATGCCCTGTGAGGATCCTAAAATTAGTAGTCAGCTGAGCAGAGAGATGAATTTCTATCGGGAGAGGCATTGCCCTCCGCTGGAGGAGACGCCATTGTGCTTGATCCCTCCACCTCGGGGATACCGTGTTTCGGTGCAATGGCCGGAGAGTTTACACAAG ATATGGCATGATAACATGCCCTACGATAAAATTGCGGATCGAAAAGGTCACCAGGGGTGGATGAAAAAAGAAGGTCCATATTTCATATTCCCTGGTGGGGGCACAATGTTTCCTGATGGAGCAGTTCAGTACATTGAGAAACTTAAACAGTATATCCCCATCGCCAGTGGAGATTTAAGAACAGCTCTTGACATGGGATGCGGG GTTGCTAGTTTCGGCGGATACATGCTTAACGAAAACATTTTGACTCTTTCTTTTGCTCCAAGAGATTCACACAAATCTCAGATTCAGTTTGCTCTTGAAAGAGGAGTACCCGCATTTATTGCCATGTTGGGAACTCGTAGACTGCCCTTTCCTGGTTTCTCATTTGATTTCGTGCATTGTTCAAGATGCCTAATTCCATTCACTGCCTATA ATGCGGCATATTTTCTTGAAGTTGATCGGTTGCTTCGCCCAGGAGGCTACCTAGTCATATCTGGCCCTCCTGTTAGATGGTCCAAACAGGAAAAGGAGTGGGATGATCTTCAGGCGGTAGCTAGATCTTTGTGCTATAAGCTAATTATCATTGATGGAAACACGGCCATATGGAAAAAGCCTACTGACAGTTCATGTCGTctcaataaaaacaaatttggAATCCACATGTGCAACATATCTAATGACCCCAATCTTGCATG GTATATTAAATTGGAGAACTGCGTGAGCAGGATATCTTTGTCCAATGAAGGTTATTCTATTGGGATGATTCCAAAATGGCCGGAGAGATTGACAAAAGCACCTTCCAGGGCGAGTGCTGTGAAAAATGGGCTCAATTTGTTTGAAACTGACAGCCGAAAATGGGAAAAGAGGGTTAATTACTACAAGAATTCACTAAATCTAAAACTCGGTACTCCATCAATTAGAAATATCATGGACATGAATGCTTTCTTCGGAGCTTTTGCTGCCGCAATAATATCTGACCCTGTTTGGGTGATGAATGTTATCCCAGCTCACAATCCTAGAACTCTTGATATTATATATGATCGAGGACTAATTGGAATTTATCATGATTG GTGTAACCTTGTGGATTTGATAGTTGAGATGGATAGAATTTTGCGCCCAGAAGGCACAGTTGTCATC
- the LOC140866052 gene encoding probable pectin methyltransferase QUA3 isoform X1: MAHYNLPSSKHRNVRQWRLRNIITAAFFGAAFLFYLVVFTPLGGSLAATRGQRLLPSDPRRRAKLVTQVELGQQAVKIDSCPSEMVDHMPCEDPKISSQLSREMNFYRERHCPPLEETPLCLIPPPRGYRVSVQWPESLHKIWHDNMPYDKIADRKGHQGWMKKEGPYFIFPGGGTMFPDGAVQYIEKLKQYIPIASGDLRTALDMGCGVASFGGYMLNENILTLSFAPRDSHKSQIQFALERGVPAFIAMLGTRRLPFPGFSFDFVHCSRCLIPFTAYNAAYFLEVDRLLRPGGYLVISGPPVRWSKQEKEWDDLQAVARSLCYKLIIIDGNTAIWKKPTDSSCRLNKNKFGIHMCNISNDPNLAWYIKLENCVSRISLSNEGYSIGMIPKWPERLTKAPSRASAVKNGLNLFETDSRKWEKRVNYYKNSLNLKLGTPSIRNIMDMNAFFGAFAAAIISDPVWVMNVIPAHNPRTLDIIYDRGLIGIYHDWCEPFSTYPRTYDLIHVTDVESLTKDPSSGKNRCNLVDLIVEMDRILRPEGTVVIWDSPEVIDKVHRISQAVRWRASVHEEPSESHGKEKILVATKKLCKM; this comes from the exons ATGGCCCATTATAATCTTCCATCTTCAAAGCATAGAAACGTGCGGCAATGGCGTCTGCGGAACATAATCACCGCCGCGTTTTTCGGAGCAGCGTTTCTCTTTTACCTAGTAGTGTTCACTCCATTGGGTGGCTCGCTCGCAGCGACGAGGGGCCAGAGGCTTCTTCCTTCAGATCCGCGCCGACGTGCGAAGCTGGTGACGCAGGTGGAGCTTGGCCAGCAGGCAGTGAAGATTGATTCTTGCCCTTCTGAAATGGTGGATCACATGCCCTGTGAGGATCCTAAAATTAGTAGTCAGCTGAGCAGAGAGATGAATTTCTATCGGGAGAGGCATTGCCCTCCGCTGGAGGAGACGCCATTGTGCTTGATCCCTCCACCTCGGGGATACCGTGTTTCGGTGCAATGGCCGGAGAGTTTACACAAG ATATGGCATGATAACATGCCCTACGATAAAATTGCGGATCGAAAAGGTCACCAGGGGTGGATGAAAAAAGAAGGTCCATATTTCATATTCCCTGGTGGGGGCACAATGTTTCCTGATGGAGCAGTTCAGTACATTGAGAAACTTAAACAGTATATCCCCATCGCCAGTGGAGATTTAAGAACAGCTCTTGACATGGGATGCGGG GTTGCTAGTTTCGGCGGATACATGCTTAACGAAAACATTTTGACTCTTTCTTTTGCTCCAAGAGATTCACACAAATCTCAGATTCAGTTTGCTCTTGAAAGAGGAGTACCCGCATTTATTGCCATGTTGGGAACTCGTAGACTGCCCTTTCCTGGTTTCTCATTTGATTTCGTGCATTGTTCAAGATGCCTAATTCCATTCACTGCCTATA ATGCGGCATATTTTCTTGAAGTTGATCGGTTGCTTCGCCCAGGAGGCTACCTAGTCATATCTGGCCCTCCTGTTAGATGGTCCAAACAGGAAAAGGAGTGGGATGATCTTCAGGCGGTAGCTAGATCTTTGTGCTATAAGCTAATTATCATTGATGGAAACACGGCCATATGGAAAAAGCCTACTGACAGTTCATGTCGTctcaataaaaacaaatttggAATCCACATGTGCAACATATCTAATGACCCCAATCTTGCATG GTATATTAAATTGGAGAACTGCGTGAGCAGGATATCTTTGTCCAATGAAGGTTATTCTATTGGGATGATTCCAAAATGGCCGGAGAGATTGACAAAAGCACCTTCCAGGGCGAGTGCTGTGAAAAATGGGCTCAATTTGTTTGAAACTGACAGCCGAAAATGGGAAAAGAGGGTTAATTACTACAAGAATTCACTAAATCTAAAACTCGGTACTCCATCAATTAGAAATATCATGGACATGAATGCTTTCTTCGGAGCTTTTGCTGCCGCAATAATATCTGACCCTGTTTGGGTGATGAATGTTATCCCAGCTCACAATCCTAGAACTCTTGATATTATATATGATCGAGGACTAATTGGAATTTATCATGATTG GTGTGAACCTTTTTCCACATATCCTCGAACATATGATCTAATTCATGTAACTGATGTAGAATCCCTTACAAAGGATCCCAGTTCTGGAAAGAACAG GTGTAACCTTGTGGATTTGATAGTTGAGATGGATAGAATTTTGCGCCCAGAAGGCACAGTTGTCATC